ACGGAACGAACTGCTGCTCGCGATTGTCGGGGAGGTTGAACGTCGCCAGATGTCGATGATGAGTGACCTGCCCACCGAACCAGCCGACGCCATCGGGGCGATGTGGGCCGACCTGCGAAGGCCTGAACTGCGCCCCTTCGAGCGCCTGTTCTTCGAGTGCTACGCGCGCGGCGCACAGGGCGAGGCGCCCTTCTCCGGAATGCTGCCCGGCGCTGTGAACGACTGGCTGACCGACGACGCCGCCCGGGCAGTCGATCCCGCGATGATGCGTCTGGGTCTGGCCGTCGCGCGGGGTCTGTTGCTCGATCTGGTCGCCACGGACGATCGCAATGGGGTCGATGCGGCGCTGGCAGCATTTGTGGATCTGCTGCGTCGAGCAGGCGTTTAGGCCGTAGCTGCCCGTGGGTAGCCTGGTGACGTCGGGGGTCGAAACTGACCAGCATTTCCGCAAGTCGCGGGCGTGCAGATCGAAGGAGTCGACCTGATGAGTGTCAAGAAAGCCGTCCTAGCGGCCATATGTGCCGGTGCTGTGGCAGGCGGTGCACTGGGGATTGGCGCGGGTGTCGGCAACGCCGATCCGAAGTGGCCGGGTCCGCCGTGGCCCGGTCCAGGTCCGGGGGTGAATGTCGGCGGGCCGGGTAATCCCCTGCCGCCCGGGCAGCGCGGCCTTCCGCCGCCGGGGCATCGTGGCTTCGTGCCGATGTGGGCGCCACCTGCTCCGCCGCCGCCGTACTGGGCGCCGTGGCTCCCGGTGGAGTGGAACAGTGAGCTGAACGCCTGGGGCGTTCAGTGGGAAGGTGGTTTCAGAACCGCGCCGTTCTGATGTCACGTCAGCGGAAGCCCCGTCCTTTTTTGGGCGGGGCTTTCGTGGCTTTCATTGCTCGTCGCTGCTGCGCCGGTCGCCGATGAACTCCAGGAGACGAGGATCGTCGGAGGTGAACCGTTCCATTTCCTCACCGCCGTCGCACCGCAACAATGCCACGGTGACAGAGCCGCTCACTCGGGCGAGCACCTCCCACAAAGCTCCGGAGTCCTGCCAGCGCTGAAGTTCGGCCACGCGGTCGACATCCATCCCTTCACGATTCCACGGTGCAGAGTGAGACGAACGCCATCTGGGTAAGAGGTGAGGTGTGACGGTCGTTCTCGCATTGCGGTGTGCCGATGGGCTGGTGATGGCGTCGGACTCGCAGATCACCGATCCCGTGCGTGCAGTGAGTTATCCAGCCCAGAAACTGCACGCACTCGGCAAGCACGCGGCGTGGGGTGGGAGCGGATCTCGGGCCGTGCTGTTCGACCTCGAGCAGATCTTCGTTGCCGAGGCGGACGCGATCGTCGAAGCGCCAGATGTCGGGCACGCCCTCCAGCAGCGCGTCGTGCCTGTGCTGGAGCAGCACTACAGCTCGTTCATCCCAGAGGTTCCCGGTGGGAAACCCGGTGCGACACCAGCGACGTACATGTTGGCCGCGGGCTACTCCGACGGCAAGCCGTTCATCGTCGACATCGATCCGCACGGCTTGATCGGACATCACGAAGAGACCGGCTTTCAGGCAGTCGGCAGTGGCTCGCCGATGGCCCAGCAGGCCTACGCGCTGCTCGCCCATTTTCAGATGTCCAAGCGCAGTGTCGACTACGGCGTCGTGGCAGCCCTGCGGGTACTTGACACTCTGGACACCTCCTCGCCGAGCATCGGCGGTCCGATGGATATCTGCCGGATGACACCTGATGGGGCCCGGCACTTCGACGAGGAAGAAGTCGCGCAGGTCCGTGAGCATGTCGCCAAATGGATTGAGTTGGAGCAGAAGGCGATCGACGAACTGTTCGGGTGATTCGCGCCCGGCGTGCTCAAGGGCCGCCCGAAGACGCGGCAGTCGCCGCGGGATGGGTTTCGACGATGTCGACACGCTGGACTTCTGCCCTGCATCATCCGCGGCGAGAAGGTAGGTAAACCTACCCTCAGTGGCTCCGGTAGGCTCGGCGGGCGATGACCGACATTGACGAGGCCCCGTCACCCGTCTTGCCGCGCGAGCTGACGTCGATTTCCGACGAGGTCCGCGCCGTAGGTGCACCGCCGACGCCTGCTCTGGGCGAGCCGTACCGCGTCAGGCTGGCCGACGCCACCGCAGACGCCGAGATGATCTCGGCGTGGATGAACCGCCCGCACCTGGTGGAGGCGTGGGAGTACGACTGGCCGCCGCAGCGCTGGCGGCGTTACCTGCAAGCGCAACTCGACGGTGACTACTCGCGGCCGTTCATCGGTAGTTTCCGCGGCCAGGACTTCGTCTACGTCGAGCTGTATCGAGCGGCTAAGGATTCGATCGCTCCTCGGTATGACGCGGATCCGCACGACATCGGCGTGCACGCGGCGATCGCGGAGATGCGATTCGTCAACCGCGGGATCGCGCCGATCATGTTGCCGCGCTTGGTCGCCAACATCTTCGAACTCGAACCCTGTTGCCGTCGCATCATGTTCGACCCAGATCATCGCAACGCAGCAGCGCGCGCGGTGTGCGAGTACGCGGGCGGTGTATTCCTCGGCGAGCACGACATGTCGAATCGGCGAATGGCGCTTTACGCGCTGCCGCGTTCGCCGTCGGATGCCCCTGAGATCGGCTAGCGTTCCCTGCCATGAAGAAGGCTGCGCTATGGGCGCTCGGCATCCTGATCGTTCTTGCCGTCGTCGGCTTCACTGCCGGTCCGTGGGCCTATCGCGAATTCATCGCCGGTGAAGCCGATGCCGAGTTGGCGCTGCCCGGCCAGAGCGAGGCGGCGACCACCGACGTCAACGGGATGTGGACGGTGGTGCCGGGGCCGGATGACGACGCCACGCGGACACAGGCGGGCTATCGCGTGGACGAAATACTGCGCGGCTCCCCGCTGACCGTAAACGGTCGGACTCCGAAGGTCACCGGCGATGCCGTAGTGACCGCGGAGAAGCTGGAGTCGGCGACGTTCACCGTTGACGTGGCGTCGATCACTTCACCGGAAAGCTCGCGCGACAATCAATTTCGTGGTGAGGACATCCTCGATACCGCCAAGTTCCCGACCGCCGAATTGCGCGTCACGCAGCCTGTCGACGTCGCCGCAGTACCCGAGACCGGGGCACCGGTGACCCTCGACGTCCCGGTCAGTCTCACGGTCAAGGGTGTGTCACGCGACATCACAGCGAAGGTCGACGTGCAGCGGAGAGGTGCGACCATTGTCGCCGCCGGCTCTGTCCCGGTGACCTGGACCGACTTCAACGTCACGCCACCGGATTTCGCCGGGTTCGTGACCGTTGAACCGACAGGAACCATCGAGTTCCTCGTCAACCTCGCCAAGGCCTAGGCCAGCAAGGCCTAGGGCAGCTGGTTGAACTCGGCGTAGCCGTCGTAGTCGGGCTTCATCGCCGCGGCGACCAACTCCCACAGCACTTCGTCGGTGCCGCCGCCGACGCGCGCCAGCTTCATATCGCGCCACCATCGGCCCAGCGGTGTCTCGTCCACCAGATAGCCCGAGCCGCCGAAGATGTGCATACATTCGTTGAGCACCTCTTCGCCCAGGCGGGCCGCGTTGACCTTCATGGCCGCAGCGGCGCGGAGATCCAGCTTGCCCGTCGCCGCGATTCCGTCCAGCGCAAAACGCAGCATGTCGACGCGTGCCTGCAGGTCGGCCATGCGCAGCCGCAGTGCCTGATGCTCATACAAGGTATGGCCGAACTGTCGGCGAGTCATCATGCGCGCCAGCGTGATTCCAATGACGCGCTGAGCCGACGTCGACACCAGTCCCGCCACCGACATCCGCTCCTGCGCCAGTCCCCAGGAGATCGCGGCCAGGCCGATGCCCGCACGTGCGACCAATGCGTCGGTGGGCACCCACGTGTCGATGTGCACGGCGGCGGTGTCCAGCGGACCGGCACCGACCTTGCGGTACTGCGGCTGAATTTCGCACTGCGCCAACGGGACGGCGACGACGACCACGCTGCCGTGCTTGCTGTTCGGATCATGGTCGACATTGCGGGCCACCGCCATGACGTGGTCGGCGACCGGGGATAGCGACACGAACTTCTTGATGCCCTTGACTTCGAATCCGTCCCGGATCGACCGGACCTCGGTGCCGACGATCTGCAGGTCGGATCCACCGGACTGTTCGGAGGCACCGATGCACAGCACGGCCTCGCCGCAGATCGCCTGCTCGGCGATGTTGCGCAGGTAATCCGACTTGCCGAACCGCCGCAGGATCGCGATCGCCGAGTCGTGCAGTCCCACGCCGACGCCGATGCCTGCCGACCCCAGGGTTCCGAGCTTGCGCGCCAGCGCGATCACCTTCGCGACGTCTGACTGCTGCTGGCCCTCCGGCCACTTGGCGGCGAAAACACCTGATTCACCAAGGTATTCGATGAGCTGGCGGGGAAAGCGCTCGGTCTCTTCGGCCTCGGCCGTCCACTTCGTCACCCGGTCGTCGAAGACGCGCTCGAGCAGCTCGCAGTAGTCCTCGTCCACAGGGAGGTCGACGGTCATCGGCTGGCTCCTTCGAGGCTGCGCTTGACCTCCAACCGGCGCAGCTTGCCCGAGGACGTGCGTGGCAGCGCACCGGGTTTGACGAACACCACATCAGCGGGCACCACACCGCATTCGGATGCGACGCGGGCAATTACGGCACTGCGCGCTGCGGGTTCGTCCTCGCCTTTGAACTCCGCGGTGATGATCAGTCGCGGTCGTGCGGTCGCCTCACCGGTGCCGATCGCGATCACGCAACCGTCACGCACGCCCTCGATTTGGCCGGCAATGCGTTCGATCTCGTTGGGGAACACGTTGCGTCCCGCCACCGTGATGAGTTCCTTCGCGCGGCCACAGACGACGAGCCCCTCGTCGGTCAGGTATCCGAGATCCCCGGTGGGCAGCCAGTCGCGAAAATCGACCGGCGCCACGCCGACATACCCGTTCATTAGTGACGTGCCGCGGATCTCGATCTCTCCGACCTCACGATCGGCCACCTCGGTGCCGTGAGGCTGCTCGGCGTTCACCCGAATCTCCATACCGTCGATCGGGTGGCCGAGAACAGCAAAGCGCCTGGTGGATTCGCCCGCATCGGTCGTCACGGTGACCTCGTCGATACGAAGACCTGAGAACGGCTCGGGAATGGTTACTGCACAGGTAGATTCGGCAAGCCCATAGGACGGGGCAAGTGAATTCGGGTTGAAGCCGAAGCGGGCCATCTCTGCGGAGAAACGTGTGTATCCGTCACAGTCGACGGGTTCGCCGCCGTTGAGCGTGTAGCCGAGATTGCTCAGATTGAGACCGGAGAGGCCGCTGCCGTACTTGCCGATGATGTTGAACGCCATATTGGGCGCCGCGGTCATCGTGGCCTTGCTCTCGTGAAGCCAGTCCAGCCAACCAAATGGATTGCTGGAGAACGCCTTCGTGGGCGCCTGCCAAAGATCTGCCTGCCCGAGCGTGGATACGAGCATGACCGCAAGACCCAT
The sequence above is drawn from the Mycobacterium gallinarum genome and encodes:
- a CDS encoding TetR/AcrR family transcriptional regulator, whose protein sequence is MARPPDLERRQELLDAVVTEFAARGIGDRSLRDVAAAVGTSHRMLLHHFGSRNELLLAIVGEVERRQMSMMSDLPTEPADAIGAMWADLRRPELRPFERLFFECYARGAQGEAPFSGMLPGAVNDWLTDDAARAVDPAMMRLGLAVARGLLLDLVATDDRNGVDAALAAFVDLLRRAGV
- a CDS encoding proteasome protein, which codes for MTVVLALRCADGLVMASDSQITDPVRAVSYPAQKLHALGKHAAWGGSGSRAVLFDLEQIFVAEADAIVEAPDVGHALQQRVVPVLEQHYSSFIPEVPGGKPGATPATYMLAAGYSDGKPFIVDIDPHGLIGHHEETGFQAVGSGSPMAQQAYALLAHFQMSKRSVDYGVVAALRVLDTLDTSSPSIGGPMDICRMTPDGARHFDEEEVAQVREHVAKWIELEQKAIDELFG
- a CDS encoding GNAT family N-acetyltransferase; translated protein: MTDIDEAPSPVLPRELTSISDEVRAVGAPPTPALGEPYRVRLADATADAEMISAWMNRPHLVEAWEYDWPPQRWRRYLQAQLDGDYSRPFIGSFRGQDFVYVELYRAAKDSIAPRYDADPHDIGVHAAIAEMRFVNRGIAPIMLPRLVANIFELEPCCRRIMFDPDHRNAAARAVCEYAGGVFLGEHDMSNRRMALYALPRSPSDAPEIG
- a CDS encoding YceI family protein, translating into MKKAALWALGILIVLAVVGFTAGPWAYREFIAGEADAELALPGQSEAATTDVNGMWTVVPGPDDDATRTQAGYRVDEILRGSPLTVNGRTPKVTGDAVVTAEKLESATFTVDVASITSPESSRDNQFRGEDILDTAKFPTAELRVTQPVDVAAVPETGAPVTLDVPVSLTVKGVSRDITAKVDVQRRGATIVAAGSVPVTWTDFNVTPPDFAGFVTVEPTGTIEFLVNLAKA
- the mbtN gene encoding mycobactin biosynthesis acyl-ACP dehydrogenase MbtN, whose translation is MTVDLPVDEDYCELLERVFDDRVTKWTAEAEETERFPRQLIEYLGESGVFAAKWPEGQQQSDVAKVIALARKLGTLGSAGIGVGVGLHDSAIAILRRFGKSDYLRNIAEQAICGEAVLCIGASEQSGGSDLQIVGTEVRSIRDGFEVKGIKKFVSLSPVADHVMAVARNVDHDPNSKHGSVVVVAVPLAQCEIQPQYRKVGAGPLDTAAVHIDTWVPTDALVARAGIGLAAISWGLAQERMSVAGLVSTSAQRVIGITLARMMTRRQFGHTLYEHQALRLRMADLQARVDMLRFALDGIAATGKLDLRAAAAMKVNAARLGEEVLNECMHIFGGSGYLVDETPLGRWWRDMKLARVGGGTDEVLWELVAAAMKPDYDGYAEFNQLP
- the mbtM gene encoding long-chain-fatty acid--ACP ligase MbtM → MAAALSAAMRGARTQLSVLDTGSDKWIHHPWQEVHARSENVADCIVDDGSTSVGLVGEPTIEYLAAIPGAFFAGAGLSILPGPIRRADPLQWARTTWDRWRSIGVTTVFSHGVELELLREQTDGIVLHDLVDVAHARRSTPFQGPQTADVAILQGTAGSTGTPRTAQISPAAALANLRGLTTRINIDGDSRLQSWLPIYHDMGLAVMLVSTLGQADLWQAPTKAFSSNPFGWLDWLHESKATMTAAPNMAFNIIGKYGSGLSGLNLSNLGYTLNGGEPVDCDGYTRFSAEMARFGFNPNSLAPSYGLAESTCAVTIPEPFSGLRIDEVTVTTDAGESTRRFAVLGHPIDGMEIRVNAEQPHGTEVADREVGEIEIRGTSLMNGYVGVAPVDFRDWLPTGDLGYLTDEGLVVCGRAKELITVAGRNVFPNEIERIAGQIEGVRDGCVIAIGTGEATARPRLIITAEFKGEDEPAARSAVIARVASECGVVPADVVFVKPGALPRTSSGKLRRLEVKRSLEGASR